One Sulfuriferula thiophila DNA window includes the following coding sequences:
- the selA gene encoding L-seryl-tRNA(Sec) selenium transferase, whose amino-acid sequence MPSSLSNSASPNSTSAMLAAIPSVDRVLNMAATQALITEYGRNPVLSALRALLTELRDQVTRSHTLPADIFSEPVINIRLQSALQRTSRPSLRPVFNLTGTVLHTNLGRAQMPDVAVQAVINAMTRPCNLEYDLDGGSRGDRDSLIEPLLQELTGAEAATVVNNNAAAVFLALNTLGLRKEVIVSRGELVEIGGSFRVPDIMSRAGCRLKEVGTTNRTHLKDFAEAISVKTAMLLKVHTSNYAIQGFTASVAEKDLAGLAHKHGLPFMVDLGSGTLADLAKLGLPSEPTPQESLANGADLVTFSGDKLLGGPQAGIIIGRKDLIAKIKKNPLKRALRVDKMTYAALDAVLRLYRDPERLTQNLPTLRLLTRSLTEIETAAKDVLPIVALALTGHATVAIKPCQSQIGSGSLPVNLLPSACLTITPLIRGKGEGSVLKKIEQAFRQLPVPILGRITDGAYCLDMRCLEDKNTHEFVSQIKQLRLT is encoded by the coding sequence ATGCCGAGTTCACTGTCGAATAGCGCATCGCCCAATTCAACCAGCGCCATGTTAGCTGCCATTCCTTCAGTGGATCGCGTGCTCAATATGGCGGCTACTCAAGCATTGATCACTGAATATGGGCGGAATCCGGTGTTGTCAGCGCTGCGGGCCCTGCTCACAGAGCTGCGTGACCAGGTAACGCGAAGCCATACCCTGCCTGCTGACATATTTTCTGAGCCTGTAATTAATATACGCCTGCAATCAGCGCTGCAGCGCACATCCCGCCCCTCGCTAAGGCCAGTGTTTAATCTGACTGGCACCGTGCTGCACACCAACCTCGGGCGTGCACAAATGCCGGATGTGGCCGTGCAAGCAGTCATCAATGCGATGACCCGCCCGTGCAATCTTGAATATGACCTGGATGGCGGATCTCGTGGAGACCGTGACAGTCTGATTGAGCCGTTGTTGCAGGAGCTGACCGGCGCTGAAGCGGCAACCGTGGTTAATAACAACGCAGCTGCGGTTTTTCTGGCGCTGAACACGTTAGGCTTACGCAAGGAAGTCATCGTATCCCGCGGTGAACTGGTTGAAATCGGTGGCTCATTTCGCGTACCTGATATCATGTCACGCGCCGGCTGTCGTCTTAAAGAAGTGGGAACCACCAACCGCACGCATTTGAAGGATTTTGCGGAAGCAATATCGGTCAAAACAGCGATGCTGCTTAAAGTGCACACCAGTAATTATGCGATCCAGGGATTTACCGCCTCAGTAGCGGAAAAAGATCTGGCTGGACTGGCCCATAAGCATGGTTTGCCATTCATGGTCGACCTCGGCAGTGGCACGCTGGCCGATCTCGCCAAGCTTGGCTTACCCAGTGAACCGACGCCACAGGAGTCGCTGGCTAACGGCGCAGATCTGGTCACCTTCAGCGGCGATAAATTACTGGGCGGGCCACAGGCTGGCATTATCATTGGTCGTAAAGACCTGATTGCCAAAATCAAAAAAAATCCGCTGAAAAGAGCATTGCGGGTAGACAAGATGACTTATGCCGCACTGGATGCGGTATTGCGACTCTATCGCGACCCGGAACGTCTCACCCAGAACCTCCCTACCCTGCGCCTGCTGACGCGCTCGCTAACAGAAATTGAAACCGCAGCAAAAGACGTTTTGCCGATAGTAGCGCTGGCGCTGACTGGTCATGCCACAGTCGCAATCAAACCTTGTCAAAGCCAGATCGGCAGCGGATCGCTGCCGGTTAATCTGCTGCCCAGCGCGTGTCTTACGATTACCCCACTTATCCGGGGCAAAGGCGAAGGCAGTGTACTGAAGAAAATTGAACAGGCGTTCCGTCAACTGCCGGTGCCGATATTGGGCAGAATTACCGACGGGGCATACTGTCTCGATATGCGCTGCCTGGAAG